One genomic region from Streptomyces sp. NBC_01304 encodes:
- a CDS encoding DUF3068 domain-containing protein: MRRKASLILLAFAVFFTALSPLIRFYAFPRLAKVPANQYQKMVLEAKGATIMNTQMKVVKTDLSIVQTLRGNVAESEKIEGSGGRDLVVWDGLSYAQDSDGKQVTRIPERYIFDAHSAEPVHAAGEMADGKAVKREGLEFKWPFLTEKRDYKYFDARSRTTNTIFFKGEQNFRGLNVYYFEQTIPWVEVGFPSVMPGGLKPEQFEGTGTEMWYTTVRKFWVEPTTGAPVYGEEIHKEEMRGGSLAGGPGKTKTVFDGHVKMREDFIKSTVDLVKSNRILILLMTSYLPWGFLGLGAALLTLALVLEARSRRPGEPEEESAPEPEPVTA; this comes from the coding sequence ATGCGCCGCAAAGCCAGTCTCATCCTCCTCGCGTTCGCCGTCTTCTTCACGGCCCTCTCGCCGCTGATTCGCTTCTACGCCTTCCCGCGCCTGGCGAAGGTGCCCGCGAACCAGTACCAGAAGATGGTCCTGGAGGCGAAGGGCGCGACCATCATGAACACGCAGATGAAGGTGGTCAAGACAGACCTCTCGATCGTGCAGACCCTCAGGGGAAACGTGGCGGAGTCCGAGAAGATCGAGGGCTCGGGCGGCCGCGACCTCGTGGTCTGGGACGGCCTCTCCTACGCCCAGGACAGTGACGGCAAGCAGGTCACCAGGATTCCGGAGCGCTACATCTTCGACGCCCATAGCGCGGAACCCGTGCACGCCGCCGGTGAGATGGCCGACGGCAAGGCGGTCAAGCGCGAGGGCCTCGAGTTCAAGTGGCCCTTCCTCACCGAGAAGCGGGACTACAAGTACTTCGACGCGCGCAGCCGCACGACCAACACCATATTCTTCAAGGGCGAGCAGAACTTCCGCGGCCTGAACGTCTACTACTTCGAGCAGACCATCCCGTGGGTGGAGGTCGGCTTCCCCAGTGTCATGCCGGGCGGACTGAAGCCCGAGCAATTCGAGGGAACCGGCACGGAGATGTGGTACACGACCGTCCGCAAGTTCTGGGTCGAGCCCACGACTGGCGCACCCGTGTACGGCGAGGAGATCCACAAGGAAGAGATGCGCGGCGGCTCGTTGGCCGGCGGCCCGGGCAAGACCAAGACGGTGTTCGACGGGCACGTCAAGATGCGCGAGGACTTCATCAAGTCGACGGTCGACCTGGTCAAGTCCAACCGGATCCTGATCCTGCTGATGACGTCGTACCTGCCCTGGGGCTTCCTCGGACTCGGCGCCGCACTGCTGACGCTGGCCCTCGTCCTGGAGGCGCGCAGCCGCAGGCCGGGCGAGCCGGAGGAGGAGTCGGCGCCGGAGCCGGAACCGGTCACCGCCTGA
- a CDS encoding SPW_0924 family protein: MRALIAAAIGLAAALALVLVISSMEVPPGETSPEPLLTTIPKHP; encoded by the coding sequence TTGCGTGCCCTCATAGCCGCCGCCATCGGGCTGGCCGCCGCGCTCGCCCTGGTCCTCGTCATCTCGTCGATGGAGGTACCGCCCGGCGAAACCTCGCCGGAGCCCTTGCTCACCACCATCCCCAAGCACCCGTAG
- a CDS encoding lytic transglycosylase domain-containing protein, whose product MAALYGRRLRRGVVSAAVAAAAVAAMSASQAPGVTDTPGGRQATGSAPSPDGGDSASDDSYYTDLPGLNSVKPGDGDGDDDDPIGGEAEAGIPATVLDAYKKAESALGEAKPGCNLPWELLAAIGKVESGQAWGGQVDAEGTTLKTIRGPQLNGVDFANIPDTDGGAYDGDTTHDRAVGPMQFIPQTWATWQKDGNGDGQSDPNNVYDAALAAGHYLCAGDRDLSTAGGLRGAILSYNHSTDYLKKVLEWLEYYRKGTHEVPDGTGVLPEHNSGGSDPDPTPSPGGSDDGPDSGGSSDPGGETTPPTKPPTTTPPPTTPPTKPPVISPTDRVARLVDGGTGKLSATQGAKFAASPTVEAESKGGAGIAKVQIRFEIIGDTDARFAGGYAGATVPTGADGKATAPLVLAGEKTGDFTIRAKVVGRDLAGLDYTATVTARQADALARTGDKELTCVPGGEFADQVEVKATLDGAAAAGVEVTATMIKAADNADENDKGPYFKDADGKTIRTLKGLKTDADGVLKLPKMYADDAAGTYLLRLNATGGGTVTIELKVAAAPAS is encoded by the coding sequence ATGGCAGCGCTCTACGGCCGTCGGCTGCGCAGGGGAGTCGTATCAGCGGCAGTGGCCGCGGCGGCGGTTGCGGCGATGTCCGCGTCCCAGGCCCCCGGTGTCACGGACACCCCGGGCGGCCGGCAGGCCACCGGGTCGGCCCCGAGCCCCGACGGCGGCGACTCCGCGAGCGACGACTCGTACTACACGGACCTGCCGGGGCTCAACTCCGTGAAGCCCGGCGACGGCGACGGCGACGACGACGATCCGATCGGCGGCGAGGCGGAAGCGGGCATACCCGCCACCGTCCTGGACGCATACAAGAAGGCCGAGAGCGCGCTCGGCGAGGCCAAGCCCGGCTGCAACCTGCCCTGGGAACTTCTCGCGGCGATAGGCAAGGTCGAGTCCGGCCAGGCCTGGGGTGGCCAGGTGGACGCCGAGGGCACGACCTTGAAGACCATCCGGGGCCCGCAGCTCAACGGCGTCGACTTCGCCAACATCCCCGACACCGACGGCGGCGCGTACGACGGCGACACCACGCACGACCGCGCGGTCGGCCCGATGCAGTTCATTCCACAGACCTGGGCGACGTGGCAGAAGGACGGCAACGGCGACGGCCAGTCCGACCCCAACAACGTCTACGACGCCGCCCTCGCCGCCGGCCACTACCTGTGCGCCGGCGACCGCGACCTGTCCACCGCGGGCGGACTGCGCGGCGCGATCCTCAGCTACAACCACTCGACGGACTACCTGAAGAAGGTCCTGGAGTGGCTGGAGTACTACCGCAAGGGCACCCACGAGGTCCCGGACGGCACCGGCGTCCTGCCCGAGCACAACAGCGGCGGCAGCGACCCCGACCCGACCCCCTCGCCCGGCGGTTCGGACGACGGGCCGGACTCGGGCGGCTCCTCCGATCCGGGCGGCGAGACCACTCCGCCCACCAAGCCGCCCACGACCACCCCGCCGCCCACGACGCCGCCCACCAAGCCCCCCGTCATCTCGCCCACCGATCGCGTGGCCCGCCTCGTGGACGGCGGGACCGGCAAGCTGAGCGCCACCCAGGGCGCCAAGTTCGCCGCGAGCCCCACCGTCGAGGCGGAGTCCAAGGGCGGCGCGGGCATCGCCAAGGTGCAGATCAGGTTCGAGATCATCGGCGACACCGACGCCCGCTTCGCCGGCGGTTACGCCGGCGCGACCGTGCCCACCGGCGCCGACGGCAAGGCCACCGCGCCCCTGGTCCTCGCGGGTGAGAAGACCGGCGACTTCACGATCCGCGCCAAGGTCGTCGGCCGCGACCTCGCCGGTCTCGACTACACCGCGACCGTCACCGCCCGCCAGGCCGACGCCCTCGCCCGCACCGGCGACAAGGAGCTGACCTGCGTGCCCGGCGGCGAGTTCGCCGACCAGGTCGAGGTCAAGGCCACCCTCGACGGCGCGGCCGCGGCCGGCGTCGAGGTCACCGCCACCATGATCAAGGCGGCGGACAACGCCGACGAGAACGACAAGGGCCCCTACTTCAAGGACGCGGACGGCAAGACGATCCGCACCCTCAAGGGCCTCAAGACCGATGCCGACGGCGTCCTCAAGCTCCCGAAGATGTACGCGGACGACGCGGCGGGGACGTATCTGCTGCGCCTGAACGCGACCGGCGGCGGCACCGTGACCATCGAGCTCAAGGTGGCCGCGGCCCCCGCGTCGTAA
- a CDS encoding ATP-dependent RNA helicase: MIRTDALDQLPVRSAVPALRSALDERGVAVLCAPPGTGKTTLVPLVLAGLVGGGPARRVVVAEPRRIAARAAARRMAWLLGEQVGESVGFTVRGERKVGRHARVEVVTTGVLLQRLQRDQELTGIDVVVLDECHERHLDADTVAAFLLDVRAALRPELQLVAASATTDAEGWARLLGDAPVVEAQGVAHPVDVVWAPPARPVRPPHGMRVDPVLLSHVASVVRRALAERDGDVLCFLPGVGEISRVAGQLGDLGGAEVLQVHGRAPAAVQDAVLAGGDGRRVVLATSVAESSLTVPGVRVVVDSGLAREPRTDHARGLSALTTVRASQAAGRQRAGRAGREAPGAVYRCWDQAEDGRLARFPAPEIKLADLTAFALQAACWGDPDASGLALLDAPPAGAMAAARSSLAAIGAVSAEGRVSERGVRMARLGLHPRLARALLDGASVVGARRAAELVALLSEEPPREYGDDLAAALRAARRGSDAYGARWRVEVRRLVSGLPGDADGAGTGGSGESPLPAPSRKAAPPSALRAVSSNAGRAEKAAPEREALGDDAAAGLVAALAFPERVARSRGAGAFLMASGTGAEVGAGSPLHAAAWIAVAVADRPVGAVHARVRLGAVLDEETARRAAASLYAEGEEVGWADGEVVARRVERLGAVELAVRPLKNPDPGRVREALVDGLLKEGVDLLKWSGGARELRLRLAFLHRQLGAPWPDVSENALHARVDDWLEPELSRATRRADLRRIDAGQALNRLLPWATGDAARLDALAPERIEVPSGSRIRVDYADPEQPVLAVKLQEMFGLAETPRIAGVPVLVHLLSPAGRPAAVTADLASFWQGGYRAVRAELRGRYPKHPWPEDPASAEPTRFTNARLRR; the protein is encoded by the coding sequence GTGATCCGTACCGACGCCCTGGACCAGCTGCCCGTGCGTTCCGCCGTGCCCGCCCTGCGCAGCGCGCTGGACGAGCGGGGCGTGGCGGTGCTGTGCGCGCCGCCCGGGACCGGCAAGACGACTCTGGTGCCGCTGGTCCTGGCCGGACTGGTCGGCGGCGGGCCCGCGCGCCGGGTGGTCGTGGCCGAGCCGCGGCGGATCGCGGCCCGCGCGGCGGCCCGGCGGATGGCGTGGCTGCTCGGCGAGCAGGTCGGCGAGAGCGTCGGGTTCACCGTGCGCGGCGAGCGCAAGGTCGGCCGCCACGCGCGCGTGGAGGTCGTCACCACCGGCGTACTGCTGCAACGGCTGCAGCGGGACCAGGAGTTGACCGGCATTGATGTCGTGGTCCTCGACGAGTGCCACGAGCGGCATTTGGATGCCGACACGGTCGCGGCCTTCCTGTTGGACGTACGGGCCGCGCTGCGCCCGGAGTTGCAGCTGGTGGCCGCGTCCGCGACGACCGACGCGGAGGGCTGGGCGCGGCTGCTCGGGGACGCCCCGGTCGTCGAGGCGCAGGGCGTCGCGCATCCGGTGGACGTGGTGTGGGCGCCGCCCGCCCGGCCGGTGCGGCCGCCGCACGGGATGCGGGTGGACCCGGTACTCCTCTCGCATGTGGCGTCGGTGGTGCGGCGGGCGCTCGCGGAGCGGGACGGGGATGTGCTGTGTTTCCTGCCCGGGGTCGGTGAAATCTCCCGCGTGGCAGGTCAGTTGGGGGACCTCGGTGGCGCGGAGGTGCTGCAGGTGCACGGGCGGGCGCCGGCGGCGGTGCAGGACGCGGTCCTGGCCGGCGGGGACGGGCGGCGGGTGGTGCTTGCCACGTCGGTCGCCGAGTCGTCGCTCACCGTGCCCGGGGTGCGGGTCGTCGTGGACTCGGGGCTCGCGCGTGAGCCGCGTACCGACCATGCGCGCGGGCTCAGTGCCCTGACGACGGTACGGGCTTCGCAGGCGGCGGGGCGGCAGCGCGCGGGGCGGGCCGGGCGTGAGGCGCCGGGGGCGGTGTACCGGTGCTGGGACCAGGCCGAGGACGGGCGGCTGGCGCGGTTCCCGGCGCCGGAGATCAAGCTGGCGGACCTGACGGCGTTCGCGTTGCAGGCGGCGTGCTGGGGCGATCCGGATGCGTCCGGGCTCGCGCTGCTCGATGCGCCGCCGGCGGGGGCGATGGCCGCGGCCCGGTCCTCGCTGGCCGCGATCGGGGCGGTGTCCGCCGAGGGCCGGGTCTCCGAACGGGGCGTACGGATGGCCCGGTTGGGGCTGCATCCCCGGCTTGCGCGTGCTCTGCTCGACGGGGCTTCGGTGGTGGGTGCGCGGCGGGCGGCGGAGCTCGTGGCGCTGCTCAGTGAGGAGCCGCCGCGTGAGTACGGGGACGACTTGGCTGCGGCGTTGCGGGCCGCTCGGCGGGGGTCTGATGCGTATGGGGCGCGATGGCGGGTGGAGGTTCGGCGGTTGGTTTCGGGGCTGCCGGGGGATGCGGACGGGGCTGGGACCGGTGGCTCCGGGGAGAGTCCCCTACCCGCCCCTTCCCGTAAGGCTGCGCCGCCTTCCGCCCTGCGGGCGGTGTCCTCAAACGCCGGACGGGCTGAAAAAGCAGCCCCCGAACGGGAAGCGTTGGGCGACGACGCCGCCGCAGGCCTCGTCGCCGCCCTCGCCTTCCCCGAGCGCGTGGCCCGCTCCCGGGGCGCCGGCGCCTTCCTCATGGCGTCCGGGACCGGTGCCGAGGTCGGAGCCGGGTCTCCCCTGCATGCGGCGGCCTGGATCGCCGTGGCCGTGGCGGACCGGCCCGTGGGGGCCGTGCACGCGCGCGTGCGGCTCGGGGCGGTGCTCGACGAGGAGACCGCGCGGCGGGCCGCCGCTTCCCTGTACGCCGAGGGCGAGGAGGTCGGCTGGGCCGACGGGGAGGTGGTCGCCCGGCGCGTGGAGCGGCTCGGGGCCGTCGAGTTGGCCGTGCGCCCGCTCAAGAACCCCGACCCCGGTCGCGTACGAGAAGCGCTTGTCGACGGCCTCCTCAAGGAGGGCGTCGATTTGCTCAAGTGGTCCGGCGGGGCACGGGAGTTGCGGCTCCGGCTCGCCTTCCTCCACCGGCAGCTCGGCGCCCCTTGGCCCGACGTATCGGAAAACGCGCTCCACGCGCGCGTGGACGACTGGCTCGAGCCCGAACTGTCCCGTGCCACCCGCCGCGCCGACCTGCGGCGCATCGACGCGGGGCAGGCCCTGAACCGGCTGTTGCCGTGGGCCACCGGGGACGCCGCCCGCCTCGACGCACTGGCGCCGGAGCGGATCGAGGTGCCCAGCGGGTCCCGGATCCGCGTCGACTACGCGGACCCCGAACAGCCCGTCCTGGCCGTGAAGTTGCAGGAGATGTTCGGCCTCGCCGAGACCCCGCGCATCGCCGGCGTGCCCGTACTCGTGCATCTGCTCTCGCCCGCCGGACGCCCGGCCGCCGTCACGGCCGACCTGGCGTCCTTCTGGCAGGGCGGCTACCGCGCGGTCCGCGCCGAGCTGCGCGGCCGCTATCCCAAGCACCCCTGGCCCGAGGACCCGGCGAGTGCCGAGCCGACCCGGTTCACCAACGCACGGCTCAGGCGGTGA